A window of the Gossypium hirsutum isolate 1008001.06 chromosome A05, Gossypium_hirsutum_v2.1, whole genome shotgun sequence genome harbors these coding sequences:
- the LOC107959224 gene encoding transcription factor LHW isoform X1, with protein sequence MSGLLKEALKSLCGVTQWSYAVFWKIGCRNTKLLIWEEYYYESTLPGLRYPELLFQEWGECCGSDTSSQLGCQPWDKVGLLISKMMNNRIVIVSQGLVGRAAFTGNHQWILANSYMTDSEPPEVLNELHLQFSAGMQTVAVIPVFPHGVLQLGSSTTIMENMGFVNDVKSLILCLGCIPGSLFSDSCGTSECVENIGIPISMEKPVSMDSAGIYWSTNSSILVTEGCNQQSRSECVENIGIPISMEKTVSMDSAGIYWSSQASGIIGESSFPTKQIQENQTLWLNPHVSFCNSQSEFNCQPVIGQSAASHSNLKSMEKLIVLDTGLQNHITNSTSTSNSQNKPKPIPDIVPSLEKLEDVTLSIPANQLSSIAMFSGVSNQGHDSEDSKRSRADVVSNKESKDNGLFQAPNIPLLPFDDGLTFSKQLPSKSFSTRSPNSKYEDACIKPPSRDDLFDVLGADLKSKLLDGKLNNALAQGPDSKMQNIEKDTWVFRDMHNVYSDTFTANEGITDQGTHSSVVTDHLLDAVVSSAQSTAKQILDDDESCRTTLTNFSNSSVQFSSPTFGRVNIFNQVERELHGGLPKSSLKGGTPTSCSFRSGCSKDDAGTCSQTTSLYGSQISSLVELGHTTRHNSSLSTAYSKRNDETSKPNRKRLKPGENPRPRPKDRQMIQDRVKELREIVPNGAKCSIDALLEKTIKHMLFMQSVTKHADKIKHMGESKIKENFKGGTTWAFEVGSRSMICPIIVEDLNPPRQMLVEMLCEEQGFFLEIADLIRGMGLTILKGVMETRNDKIWARFAVEANRDVTRVEIFMSLVRLLEQTVKGCTSLANGLDSNNMMVQQSFPQAASIPATGTASSLQ encoded by the exons atgagtggtttgTTGAAAGAAGCTTTGAAGTCGCTCTGTGGGGTGACTCAGTGGTCTTATGCTGTCTTTTGGAAAATTGGCTGCCGGAATACTAA GTTACTAATTTGGGAGGAATATTACTATGAATCTACACTGCCAGGACTTCGGTACCCTGAATTGCTGTTTCAAGAGTGGGGCGAATGCTGTGGTTCAGACACTTCCTCTCAGCTTGGTTGCCAACCATGGGACAAAGTTGGTTTGCTGATTAGCAAAATGATGAATAATCGCATTGTTATAGTCAGCCAAGG GTTAGTCGGCCGAGCTGCATTTACCGGGAATCATCAGTGGATTCTTGCAAACAGTTACATGACAGATTCTGAACCCCCAGAG GTTCTAAATGAGTTGCATCTCCAGTTTTCTGCCGGCATGCAG ACCGTTGCAGTTATTCCTGTTTTTCCTCATGGTGTTCTTCAGCTTGGGTCTTCCACAACT ATTATGGAGAATATGGGATTTGTGAACGATGTAAAGAGCTTAATTTTGTGTTTGGGATGCATCCCTGGATCTCTTTTCTCTGACAGTTGTGGAACAAGTGAATGTGTTGAGAATATTGGGATCCCCATTTCTATGGAAAAGCCCGTTTCAATGGATTCAGCTGGAATTTATTGGTCAACGAATTCCTCGATTTTAGTTACTGAAGGCTGCAACCAACAAAGCAGAAGTGAATGTGTTGAGAATATTGGGATCCCCATTTCTATGGAAAAGACCGTTTCAATGGATTCAGCTGGAATTTATTGGTCATCTCAGGCTTCGGGGATTATTGGTGAATCATCCTTTCCCACAAAACAGATTCAAGAAAACCAGACTTTGTGGCTGAACCCTCATGTTTCTTTTTGCAACTCGCAGTCCGAGTTCAATTGTCAGCCTGTAATTGGTCAATCAGCTGCCAGTCATAGCAACTTAAAATCAATGGAGAAACTGATTGTGTTGGATACTGGTCTGCAAAATCATATTACCAACAGCACTAGTACATCAAATAGTCAAAATAAACCAAAACCAATCCCAGACATTGTCCCAAGCTTGGAGAAATTAGAAGATGTTACTTTATCCATCCCGGCCAATCAATTATCTAGCATTGCCATGTTTTCAGGAGTTTCTAATCAGGGGCATGATTCTGAGGATTCTAAGCGTAGTCGAGCTGATGTGGTTTCGAACAAAGAAAGTAAGGATAATGGTTTGTTTCAAGCACCTAATATTCCATTGCTTCCCTTTGATGATGGCTTAACTTTTAGCAAGCAACTCCCAAGTAAAAGTTTCAGTACAAGATCACCGAATTCTAAGTACGAAGATGCATGTATCAAGCCGCCATCAAGGGATGACTTGTTTGATGTGTTGGGGGCTGATTTAAAGAGTAAACTACTCGATGGGAAATTGAATAATGCGCTTGCTCAGGGACCAGATTCTAAGATGCAAAATATAGAAAAGGATACTTGGGTGTTTAGGGATATGCACAATGTGTATTCTGATACTTTTACAGCTAATGAAGGGATAACCGACCAGGGCACTCATTCTTCGGTGGTTACAGATCATCTTTTGGATGCTGTGGTTTCTAGTGCACAATCCACTGCAAAGCAGATATTAGATGATGATGAGTCGTGCAGGACAACATTGACTAATTTCAGTAACTCCTCGGTTCAATTCAGTTCTCCAACCTTTGGCCGGGTTAATATTTTCAATCAAGTGGAAAGGGAGTTACATGGCGGCCTTCCTAAGTCGTCGTTAAAAGGGGGAACTCCTACATCCTGTTCTTTTCGATCTGGCTGTAGCAAGGATGATGCTGGGACTTGTTCTCAAACTACTTCTCTTTATGGGTCTCAAATCAGTTCATTGGTTGAGCTGGGTCATACTACAAGGCACAATAGCAGTCTCTCGACTGCATATTCAAAGAGGAATGATGAAACAAGCAAACCGAATCGCAAAAGGCTAAAACCTGGAGAAAACCCTAGACCGAGGCCCAAAGATCGGCAGATGATACAAGATCGAGTGAAAGAGTTGAGAGAAATTGTGCCAAATGGAGCCAAA TGTAGCATAGATGCTTTGCTAGAAAAGACAATCAAGCACATGCTTTTCATGCAAAGTGTAACAAAGCATGCAGACAAGATAAAACACATGGGCGAGTCTAAG ATTAAGGAGAACTTCAAGGGAGGAACCACATGGGCATTTGAAGTCGGGTCTCGATCAATGATCTGCCCTATTATAGTTGAGGATCTGAACCCACCTCGTCAAATGCTTGTGGAG ATGCTTTGTGAGGAACAGGGTTTCTTTCTGGAAATAGCGGACTTAATCCGGGGAATGGGATTGACCATCTTGAAGGGAGTTATGGAAACTAGGAATGACAAGATATGGGCGCGTTTTGCAGTGGAG GCAAACAGGGATGTTACGAGGGTGGAGATATTTATGTCGCTTGTTCGCCTTTTGGAGCAAACGGTAAAGGGCTGTACATCATTGGCCAATGGTTTGGATAGCAACAATATGATGGTTCAGCAATCGTTTCCCCAAGCTGCCTCTATACCTGCAACTGGAACAGCCAGTAGCTTACAGTGA
- the LOC107959224 gene encoding transcription factor LHW isoform X2, giving the protein MSGLLKEALKSLCGVTQWSYAVFWKIGCRNTKLLIWEEYYYESTLPGLRYPELLFQEWGECCGSDTSSQLGCQPWDKVGLLISKMMNNRIVIVSQGLVGRAAFTGNHQWILANSYMTDSEPPETVAVIPVFPHGVLQLGSSTTIMENMGFVNDVKSLILCLGCIPGSLFSDSCGTSECVENIGIPISMEKPVSMDSAGIYWSTNSSILVTEGCNQQSRSECVENIGIPISMEKTVSMDSAGIYWSSQASGIIGESSFPTKQIQENQTLWLNPHVSFCNSQSEFNCQPVIGQSAASHSNLKSMEKLIVLDTGLQNHITNSTSTSNSQNKPKPIPDIVPSLEKLEDVTLSIPANQLSSIAMFSGVSNQGHDSEDSKRSRADVVSNKESKDNGLFQAPNIPLLPFDDGLTFSKQLPSKSFSTRSPNSKYEDACIKPPSRDDLFDVLGADLKSKLLDGKLNNALAQGPDSKMQNIEKDTWVFRDMHNVYSDTFTANEGITDQGTHSSVVTDHLLDAVVSSAQSTAKQILDDDESCRTTLTNFSNSSVQFSSPTFGRVNIFNQVERELHGGLPKSSLKGGTPTSCSFRSGCSKDDAGTCSQTTSLYGSQISSLVELGHTTRHNSSLSTAYSKRNDETSKPNRKRLKPGENPRPRPKDRQMIQDRVKELREIVPNGAKCSIDALLEKTIKHMLFMQSVTKHADKIKHMGESKIKENFKGGTTWAFEVGSRSMICPIIVEDLNPPRQMLVEMLCEEQGFFLEIADLIRGMGLTILKGVMETRNDKIWARFAVEANRDVTRVEIFMSLVRLLEQTVKGCTSLANGLDSNNMMVQQSFPQAASIPATGTASSLQ; this is encoded by the exons atgagtggtttgTTGAAAGAAGCTTTGAAGTCGCTCTGTGGGGTGACTCAGTGGTCTTATGCTGTCTTTTGGAAAATTGGCTGCCGGAATACTAA GTTACTAATTTGGGAGGAATATTACTATGAATCTACACTGCCAGGACTTCGGTACCCTGAATTGCTGTTTCAAGAGTGGGGCGAATGCTGTGGTTCAGACACTTCCTCTCAGCTTGGTTGCCAACCATGGGACAAAGTTGGTTTGCTGATTAGCAAAATGATGAATAATCGCATTGTTATAGTCAGCCAAGG GTTAGTCGGCCGAGCTGCATTTACCGGGAATCATCAGTGGATTCTTGCAAACAGTTACATGACAGATTCTGAACCCCCAGAG ACCGTTGCAGTTATTCCTGTTTTTCCTCATGGTGTTCTTCAGCTTGGGTCTTCCACAACT ATTATGGAGAATATGGGATTTGTGAACGATGTAAAGAGCTTAATTTTGTGTTTGGGATGCATCCCTGGATCTCTTTTCTCTGACAGTTGTGGAACAAGTGAATGTGTTGAGAATATTGGGATCCCCATTTCTATGGAAAAGCCCGTTTCAATGGATTCAGCTGGAATTTATTGGTCAACGAATTCCTCGATTTTAGTTACTGAAGGCTGCAACCAACAAAGCAGAAGTGAATGTGTTGAGAATATTGGGATCCCCATTTCTATGGAAAAGACCGTTTCAATGGATTCAGCTGGAATTTATTGGTCATCTCAGGCTTCGGGGATTATTGGTGAATCATCCTTTCCCACAAAACAGATTCAAGAAAACCAGACTTTGTGGCTGAACCCTCATGTTTCTTTTTGCAACTCGCAGTCCGAGTTCAATTGTCAGCCTGTAATTGGTCAATCAGCTGCCAGTCATAGCAACTTAAAATCAATGGAGAAACTGATTGTGTTGGATACTGGTCTGCAAAATCATATTACCAACAGCACTAGTACATCAAATAGTCAAAATAAACCAAAACCAATCCCAGACATTGTCCCAAGCTTGGAGAAATTAGAAGATGTTACTTTATCCATCCCGGCCAATCAATTATCTAGCATTGCCATGTTTTCAGGAGTTTCTAATCAGGGGCATGATTCTGAGGATTCTAAGCGTAGTCGAGCTGATGTGGTTTCGAACAAAGAAAGTAAGGATAATGGTTTGTTTCAAGCACCTAATATTCCATTGCTTCCCTTTGATGATGGCTTAACTTTTAGCAAGCAACTCCCAAGTAAAAGTTTCAGTACAAGATCACCGAATTCTAAGTACGAAGATGCATGTATCAAGCCGCCATCAAGGGATGACTTGTTTGATGTGTTGGGGGCTGATTTAAAGAGTAAACTACTCGATGGGAAATTGAATAATGCGCTTGCTCAGGGACCAGATTCTAAGATGCAAAATATAGAAAAGGATACTTGGGTGTTTAGGGATATGCACAATGTGTATTCTGATACTTTTACAGCTAATGAAGGGATAACCGACCAGGGCACTCATTCTTCGGTGGTTACAGATCATCTTTTGGATGCTGTGGTTTCTAGTGCACAATCCACTGCAAAGCAGATATTAGATGATGATGAGTCGTGCAGGACAACATTGACTAATTTCAGTAACTCCTCGGTTCAATTCAGTTCTCCAACCTTTGGCCGGGTTAATATTTTCAATCAAGTGGAAAGGGAGTTACATGGCGGCCTTCCTAAGTCGTCGTTAAAAGGGGGAACTCCTACATCCTGTTCTTTTCGATCTGGCTGTAGCAAGGATGATGCTGGGACTTGTTCTCAAACTACTTCTCTTTATGGGTCTCAAATCAGTTCATTGGTTGAGCTGGGTCATACTACAAGGCACAATAGCAGTCTCTCGACTGCATATTCAAAGAGGAATGATGAAACAAGCAAACCGAATCGCAAAAGGCTAAAACCTGGAGAAAACCCTAGACCGAGGCCCAAAGATCGGCAGATGATACAAGATCGAGTGAAAGAGTTGAGAGAAATTGTGCCAAATGGAGCCAAA TGTAGCATAGATGCTTTGCTAGAAAAGACAATCAAGCACATGCTTTTCATGCAAAGTGTAACAAAGCATGCAGACAAGATAAAACACATGGGCGAGTCTAAG ATTAAGGAGAACTTCAAGGGAGGAACCACATGGGCATTTGAAGTCGGGTCTCGATCAATGATCTGCCCTATTATAGTTGAGGATCTGAACCCACCTCGTCAAATGCTTGTGGAG ATGCTTTGTGAGGAACAGGGTTTCTTTCTGGAAATAGCGGACTTAATCCGGGGAATGGGATTGACCATCTTGAAGGGAGTTATGGAAACTAGGAATGACAAGATATGGGCGCGTTTTGCAGTGGAG GCAAACAGGGATGTTACGAGGGTGGAGATATTTATGTCGCTTGTTCGCCTTTTGGAGCAAACGGTAAAGGGCTGTACATCATTGGCCAATGGTTTGGATAGCAACAATATGATGGTTCAGCAATCGTTTCCCCAAGCTGCCTCTATACCTGCAACTGGAACAGCCAGTAGCTTACAGTGA